Proteins encoded within one genomic window of Mycolicibacterium aubagnense:
- the menE gene encoding o-succinylbenzoate--CoA ligase, whose amino-acid sequence MPELAQALDGGRALLPLPADDDRQAALLTETLRAGEPVDDGVALVVSTSGSTGIPKGALLSATALHASADATHDRLGGPGRWLLALPAHHIAGVQVLVRSLRAGTTPVALDPGFGVGELPAAVQALGPGRRYTSLVSVQLAKILADPAATEALAELDAVLIGGGPMPPGLGEKAAAAGVSVVRTYGMSETCGGCIYDGKPLNGVELRIDDTGRIALGGPTLASGYRNPVAPSPFVDGWFVTDDIGAVDDSGALRVLGRIDDAIATGGLKVLPALVESALAGHPAIAECAVFGVADERLGQRVAVAVVLRPGAGPPTVADLRKHVSATLAVTAAPREVHVVDELPRRGIGKLDRRSLTLSYQKNA is encoded by the coding sequence ATCCCCGAGTTGGCGCAGGCCCTGGACGGCGGCCGCGCACTGCTGCCGCTGCCGGCCGACGATGACCGCCAGGCCGCGCTGCTGACCGAGACCTTGCGGGCCGGCGAGCCCGTCGACGACGGCGTGGCGCTGGTTGTCTCAACGTCGGGTTCGACCGGAATACCCAAGGGCGCCTTACTTTCCGCCACCGCGTTGCACGCCAGCGCCGACGCCACGCATGACCGGCTCGGCGGCCCCGGCCGGTGGCTGTTGGCCCTGCCCGCCCATCACATCGCCGGTGTCCAGGTACTCGTGCGCAGTCTGCGGGCCGGCACCACACCGGTGGCCCTGGATCCGGGATTCGGCGTCGGCGAATTACCCGCTGCGGTACAGGCCTTGGGGCCAGGCCGGCGCTACACGTCTCTGGTTTCGGTGCAGCTGGCCAAGATCCTGGCCGATCCTGCCGCGACCGAGGCCCTGGCCGAGCTGGACGCGGTGCTGATCGGCGGCGGCCCGATGCCCCCGGGGCTCGGCGAAAAGGCCGCAGCCGCAGGGGTTTCCGTGGTGCGTACCTATGGCATGAGTGAAACCTGCGGTGGCTGCATATACGACGGAAAACCGTTGAACGGAGTCGAGCTGCGGATCGACGACACCGGCCGGATCGCGCTGGGCGGTCCCACGCTGGCATCGGGTTACCGCAATCCGGTGGCGCCGTCCCCGTTCGTGGACGGCTGGTTCGTCACCGATGACATTGGCGCCGTGGATGATTCGGGCGCACTGCGGGTCTTGGGCCGCATCGACGATGCCATCGCCACGGGCGGGCTGAAAGTCCTGCCCGCGCTGGTCGAGTCGGCGTTGGCCGGCCATCCGGCCATCGCCGAATGCGCGGTGTTCGGAGTCGCCGACGAACGCCTGGGTCAGCGGGTGGCCGTGGCGGTGGTGCTCCGTCCGGGTGCGGGCCCGCCTACCGTTGCTGACCTGCGGAAACACGTAAGCGCGACCCTCGCCGTCACCGCCGCTCCGCGGGAGGTGCACGTGGTGGACGAGCTCCCCCGCCGCGGAATCGGCAAGCTGGACCGCCGGTCCCTGACGCTCAGCTACCAGAAAAACGCTTGA